The Fragaria vesca subsp. vesca linkage group LG2, FraVesHawaii_1.0, whole genome shotgun sequence genome includes a window with the following:
- the LOC101308154 gene encoding RING finger protein 44-like — translation MSVFSSSIKLLAERHYYKTIIAGHLSGMGVPESEWSYIFRRIFRVVDVAVPNVVIDVTISDVTTITYDNYARTAEDMVVSESLERYRAKLIPATKSSIEGLEKVRVDNLEGEEVEQQCSRPKKRSRQSCVICLDPLDAARTTEEQDSCAEQEVTINRLPCSHLYHGECIVMWLKINHMCPMCRYPMPTVEEAKPLQSIT, via the coding sequence ATGTCGGTCTTCTCCTCTAGTATCAAGCTATTGGCCGAGAGGCATTACTATAAAACTATTATTGCTGGGCATCTTTCCGGCATGGGTGTCCCGGAAAGTGAATGGTCATATATTTTCCGACGAATTTTCCGGGTAGTGGATGTGGCCGTCCCCAATGTCGTTATTGATGTGACCATATCGGACGTGACGACAATCACATATGACAACTATGCTAGGACAGCTGAAGATATGGTTGTAAGTGAATCCCTGGAAAGATATAGGGCCAAGCTTATTCCTGCAACTAAATCATCAATTGAAGGTTTGGAGAAAGTGCGAGTTGATAATCTTGAAGGAGAAGAAGTAGAACAACAATGTAGCAGACCCAAGAAAAGAAGTAGGCAGTCTTGTGTTATATGTCTGGATCCCCTTGATGCTGCTAGGACTACAGAAGAACAAGATTCTTGTGCTGAGCAAGAAGTTACAATTAATCGCTTGCCCTGCTCGCATCTTTATCATGGAGAATGCATTGTCATGTGGCTTAAGATCAACCACATGTGTCCTATGTGCCGATACCCAATGCCAACTGTGGAAGAGGCCAAACCCTTGCAATCAATAACCTAA